A portion of the Streptococcus sp. Marseille-Q6470 genome contains these proteins:
- the smpB gene encoding SsrA-binding protein SmpB, with product MAKGVGKVVAQNKKAHHDYTIVDTLEAGMVLTGTEIKSVRAARINLKDGFAQVKNGEVWLSNVHIAPYEEGNIWNQEPERRRKLLLHKKQIQKLEQETKGTGMTLVPLKVYIKDGYAKLLLGLAKGKHDYDKRESIKRREQDRDIERVMKAVNHR from the coding sequence ATGGCAAAGGGCGTGGGAAAGGTCGTCGCGCAAAATAAAAAGGCGCACCACGACTATACAATCGTAGATACGCTAGAAGCAGGAATGGTCCTGACAGGAACTGAGATCAAGAGTGTTCGAGCAGCCCGCATCAATCTGAAAGATGGGTTTGCCCAGGTTAAGAATGGGGAAGTTTGGCTGAGTAATGTCCATATCGCTCCTTATGAAGAAGGAAATATCTGGAATCAGGAACCCGAACGTCGTCGTAAACTCCTCCTTCATAAAAAACAAATCCAGAAATTGGAGCAAGAAACAAAAGGAACAGGGATGACCTTGGTTCCTCTTAAAGTTTATATCAAAGATGGCTATGCCAAGTTACTTTTAGGACTTGCAAAAGGGAAACATGATTATGATAAACGTGAGTCTATCAAACGACGTGAGCAAGATCGTGATATTGAGCGTGTTATGAAAGCTGTTAACCACCGATAG